From the Leptospira sp. WS60.C2 genome, one window contains:
- a CDS encoding trans-aconitate 2-methyltransferase, producing the protein MKRWEQTNLQSLIRIPEPELMEEAEQVQSYAHADFESAHSMIIKQFQSRLPLQFSPKYVLDLGCGPGDMSSRLLNLFPNSNFTFLDGSNLMLDLCKKRLFNVLGEKRNNNLFFKNELVQGFVPESSFDLVFSNSLLHHVHDPYAFWSAIQRSIDDDSFIFICDLLRPNSLAETDHLVDRYAKNESEILRKDFFNSLLAAFRFEEVADMIATIRMSHKLNLEVISDRHWICYTKPR; encoded by the coding sequence ATGAAAAGATGGGAACAAACCAACCTGCAATCGCTGATTCGAATCCCTGAACCAGAGCTTATGGAAGAAGCGGAACAGGTACAATCGTATGCGCATGCCGATTTTGAATCGGCTCATTCGATGATCATCAAACAGTTTCAAAGCAGATTACCTCTTCAATTTTCACCAAAATACGTTTTGGACCTAGGATGTGGACCTGGAGATATGTCTTCCAGACTCTTGAATCTTTTTCCTAATTCCAATTTCACGTTTCTTGATGGTTCCAATCTCATGTTAGATTTGTGTAAGAAGCGTCTTTTTAATGTCTTGGGTGAAAAAAGAAACAATAATTTATTTTTTAAAAACGAACTTGTGCAAGGCTTTGTTCCCGAATCTAGCTTTGACCTAGTTTTCTCTAACTCACTTTTGCATCATGTACATGATCCATATGCCTTTTGGTCGGCCATCCAACGATCGATCGATGATGATAGTTTTATTTTTATCTGCGATTTATTGAGACCAAACTCGCTTGCAGAGACAGATCACCTAGTAGATCGTTATGCGAAAAATGAATCGGAGATTCTGAGGAAAGATTTTTTCAATAGTTTGCTTGCTGCCTTTCGATTCGAAGAGGTTGCCGATATGATTGCCACCATCCGGATGAGCCACAAACTGAATTTGGAAGTAATCTCCGATCGCCATTGGATTTGTTACACCAAACCAAGATAA
- a CDS encoding TIGR04452 family lipoprotein — MRQMFLSILFLFLFTNCMLTEGIGIPTYGAVKGSDAKKRISDAILEAEGTATAFWLAQSGMKGGQGPISPLLLINGYLAKILYSFLSDIDDDESFMESSVLQCESDIRTKGALVLGAVYDGLTTVGGVARDALLLPEFAACDLDKTGKIITIEPIRF, encoded by the coding sequence ATGAGACAAATGTTTCTTTCCATTCTTTTCTTATTCCTTTTCACAAATTGTATGCTCACAGAAGGCATAGGAATTCCGACTTACGGAGCCGTGAAAGGCTCTGATGCCAAAAAAAGAATTTCAGATGCAATTTTGGAAGCAGAAGGTACTGCAACAGCATTTTGGTTAGCCCAGTCGGGAATGAAAGGCGGGCAAGGACCCATTTCTCCGTTACTTCTCATCAATGGGTATCTAGCCAAAATCCTATATTCTTTTTTATCCGACATTGACGACGACGAATCCTTTATGGAATCTTCCGTCCTACAATGCGAATCCGACATTCGTACAAAAGGAGCTTTGGTTTTAGGTGCCGTTTATGATGGTCTAACAACCGTTGGGGGAGTCGCACGAGATGCACTCTTGTTGCCAGAATTTGCTGCTTGTGACTTAGACAAAACGGGGAAAATCATCACCATCGAACCCATTCGATTTTAA
- a CDS encoding serine hydrolase domain-containing protein has translation MHQNQKIAVTLTLFSLFFFQCQKAVMTDKDTQATLIAGIFGSCFSLDSCFDQYVRTTDEGASFQVFDQDGTRIYARQSGLNYNTYRPIASGSKWVTAITAMRAIDCNTNSGTFAQCGTVTTGTCNSGAVAGAISLSRTTGQVLGWTGTYANVTLRQLLSFTSGLNAGGGNGSGQASCISSLPLGATNTQKDNCVGEIRDQSTGTPGALYQYNSNHMAVAQRMLEVSCGKTWDTLFTQLIVTPLGWDGSQALWKGNFRTGDDTDGSLSGAYGLSISPEHYARMLNALLTNGTAKNSAGANISNFLSTTSVTEILADQYNGARIGYSQFSAFGYRWQYGLGNWRFCTVTNVPAECDKDLISHSIGINGFYPWLDKNRNYMAILAVNNVGRKNGLSLLPPSSTSLFFAETVRPLIHTQIGR, from the coding sequence ATGCATCAGAATCAAAAAATTGCAGTCACACTTACTCTTTTTAGCTTATTTTTCTTTCAATGCCAAAAGGCAGTGATGACGGATAAGGACACACAAGCAACTCTCATCGCTGGTATCTTCGGTTCTTGTTTTAGTTTGGATTCTTGTTTTGACCAATATGTAAGAACGACAGATGAAGGTGCTAGTTTCCAAGTCTTTGACCAGGATGGAACAAGGATTTATGCGAGACAATCTGGTTTGAACTATAATACCTATAGACCTATTGCCTCTGGATCCAAATGGGTGACTGCGATCACAGCCATGCGAGCAATTGATTGTAATACGAATAGTGGTACTTTTGCACAGTGTGGAACCGTGACTACAGGAACTTGTAATAGTGGAGCAGTGGCTGGTGCAATCTCACTATCTCGAACCACAGGCCAAGTTTTGGGTTGGACAGGGACGTATGCCAATGTCACCTTACGTCAGTTATTATCCTTTACCTCAGGGCTCAATGCAGGTGGTGGGAATGGATCAGGACAAGCCAGTTGTATCTCGAGCCTACCTCTTGGTGCGACAAATACCCAAAAAGACAATTGTGTGGGTGAAATCCGAGACCAATCTACGGGAACACCTGGCGCTCTCTACCAATACAATTCCAATCATATGGCAGTCGCACAACGAATGTTAGAAGTTTCCTGCGGGAAAACTTGGGATACCTTGTTTACCCAGTTGATTGTGACCCCACTAGGATGGGATGGAAGCCAAGCCCTTTGGAAAGGGAATTTCCGAACAGGAGATGACACCGATGGGAGTTTGTCTGGTGCGTATGGACTTTCCATTTCACCTGAACATTATGCCCGAATGTTAAATGCGCTTTTGACAAATGGAACAGCAAAGAATTCAGCTGGTGCAAATATATCCAATTTTCTTTCCACTACCTCTGTTACGGAAATCTTAGCTGACCAATACAACGGAGCAAGGATTGGATACTCTCAATTTTCAGCATTTGGCTACCGTTGGCAGTATGGACTGGGGAACTGGAGGTTTTGCACCGTTACCAACGTCCCTGCGGAATGTGACAAGGATTTGATTTCACACAGCATTGGAATCAATGGATTTTACCCATGGCTTGACAAAAACCGAAACTATATGGCAATCCTTGCGGTGAATAATGTCGGAAGAAAAAATGGATTGAGTTTGTTACCACCTTCTTCAACTTCATTATTCTTTGCAGAAACAGTCAGACCTCTGATCCATACGCAAATAGGCAGGTAA
- a CDS encoding START domain-containing protein, whose amino-acid sequence MNQHKQTLSFLLGCFLFTLISPLLSQTPEWSEAKRKKGIQILTRPVAGSNIEEFLGRTEVDATLAQVVALLVDPQSCKTLYHQCKELTVLSGNEKKSSVYLRNGAPWPVNDRDVIMDRSFEQNEKTFTTTMKMKRLESNAKASPSGVTRMPEFEGYWKLIPLANGKVKIEYQAHFEPGGSVPQSVINMVLTDTPYESLLNLKSLVEQGKHKDTKYDWLKEPSTTPAK is encoded by the coding sequence ATGAACCAACACAAACAAACCCTATCATTCCTTCTTGGATGTTTCCTTTTCACTTTAATTTCTCCACTCTTGTCTCAAACACCCGAGTGGTCAGAAGCAAAACGAAAGAAAGGAATCCAAATTCTAACAAGACCTGTCGCAGGTTCCAATATTGAAGAATTTTTAGGTAGGACGGAAGTGGACGCCACGCTTGCACAAGTGGTTGCCCTCCTTGTTGATCCACAATCTTGCAAAACTCTATACCACCAATGTAAAGAACTCACAGTTCTTTCTGGTAATGAAAAAAAATCCTCTGTTTACTTACGAAATGGAGCACCTTGGCCAGTGAACGATCGTGATGTGATCATGGATCGAAGTTTTGAGCAAAACGAAAAAACATTCACCACCACGATGAAGATGAAACGATTGGAATCCAATGCCAAAGCTTCCCCATCAGGAGTGACTCGGATGCCAGAGTTTGAAGGGTATTGGAAACTGATTCCCCTAGCCAATGGAAAAGTGAAAATTGAATACCAAGCTCATTTTGAACCAGGTGGATCCGTTCCTCAATCTGTAATCAATATGGTTCTCACAGATACTCCTTACGAATCTCTATTGAACTTAAAGTCTTTAGTAGAACAAGGAAAACACAAAGATACCAAGTATGATTGGCTCAAGGAACCAAGCACTACCCCTGCTAAATAA
- a CDS encoding acyl-CoA dehydrogenase family protein, producing the protein MTATAVKLEKSQAEKALNAQAALLNEVTKRLAQKNSENGKVSVSKMDKTQHVFYQLAWMTAQQRVAENFIVYAWDASKGTGELEQKMALTFVAETVSNIRSELAARPAEYELSYQELFSKLFSDDINAFVEAASKMENYEAIVDKIVDLGHFGAYGLSEDHENFRGIFKDFAENVVVPHAEHVHRHDDLIPQEIINGLRDMGCFGLCIPEQFGGIQPNDRPDNISMLVVTEELSRGSLGAAGSLITRPEIMSKALLKGGTEEQKNKWLPLLASGEKMAGIMVTEPNYGSDVAGVSVTAKEVEGGFVINGVKTWCTFAGYANLLLILCRTESDPSLKHRGLSILLAEKPSFDGHEFSYKQEGGGTIQGKAIGTIGYRGMHSYEVSFEDYFVPKENLLGGDAGRGKGFYFQMEGFAGGRIQTAARANGVMQAALEAALRYSQERKVFAKPIFDYNLTKFKIAKMAMIVQATRQYTNYVATLLDDHKGQMEATLVKLYASKIAEWVTREAMQIHGGMGYAEEYPVSRYFVDARVFSIFEGAEEVMALRVVAKDLLDQALVA; encoded by the coding sequence ATGACCGCAACGGCAGTGAAACTCGAAAAATCCCAGGCGGAGAAGGCATTGAACGCCCAAGCCGCCCTCCTCAATGAAGTAACGAAACGACTCGCACAGAAAAATTCCGAGAACGGTAAAGTTTCCGTTAGCAAAATGGACAAAACGCAACATGTGTTTTACCAACTTGCTTGGATGACAGCACAACAACGTGTAGCAGAAAACTTTATCGTATATGCTTGGGATGCTTCCAAAGGAACTGGTGAATTGGAACAGAAAATGGCCCTCACGTTTGTGGCGGAAACTGTTTCGAACATTCGTTCTGAACTGGCAGCGCGTCCTGCAGAATACGAACTTTCTTATCAGGAATTATTTTCAAAATTGTTTTCCGATGACATCAATGCGTTTGTAGAAGCAGCATCCAAAATGGAAAACTACGAAGCCATCGTGGATAAGATCGTTGATCTTGGACATTTTGGAGCATACGGACTTTCTGAAGACCATGAAAACTTCCGTGGAATTTTCAAAGACTTTGCAGAAAACGTAGTTGTTCCTCATGCAGAACATGTTCACAGACATGATGATTTGATCCCACAAGAGATCATCAATGGCCTTCGTGACATGGGTTGTTTTGGTCTTTGCATTCCAGAACAATTCGGTGGAATCCAACCAAATGATCGCCCTGACAATATCTCCATGTTAGTGGTAACAGAAGAACTTTCTCGAGGTTCTCTAGGAGCGGCAGGATCTCTTATCACTCGTCCAGAAATCATGTCAAAAGCTCTCCTCAAAGGGGGAACGGAAGAACAAAAGAACAAATGGTTACCTCTTCTTGCTTCTGGTGAAAAGATGGCGGGAATTATGGTAACAGAACCTAACTACGGTTCTGATGTTGCCGGAGTTTCCGTAACAGCAAAAGAAGTGGAAGGTGGATTTGTCATCAATGGTGTAAAAACTTGGTGTACATTTGCAGGGTATGCAAACCTTCTTCTCATCCTTTGCCGTACAGAGTCTGACCCAAGTCTCAAACACAGAGGTCTCTCCATTCTTCTCGCTGAAAAACCATCCTTTGACGGACACGAGTTCAGCTACAAACAAGAAGGTGGCGGAACCATCCAAGGAAAAGCAATTGGAACGATTGGTTACCGAGGAATGCACTCTTACGAAGTTTCTTTCGAAGATTACTTTGTTCCAAAGGAAAACCTTCTCGGTGGCGACGCTGGTCGTGGAAAAGGTTTTTACTTTCAAATGGAAGGATTTGCTGGTGGACGTATCCAAACAGCAGCTCGCGCAAATGGTGTGATGCAAGCGGCTCTGGAAGCAGCTCTCCGTTATTCCCAAGAGCGTAAAGTATTTGCAAAACCAATCTTCGATTACAACTTAACTAAGTTTAAAATCGCAAAGATGGCAATGATTGTGCAAGCAACTCGCCAATACACAAACTATGTAGCAACGTTACTCGATGACCACAAAGGCCAAATGGAAGCAACACTTGTTAAATTGTATGCATCCAAAATTGCTGAGTGGGTAACACGAGAAGCAATGCAAATTCATGGTGGTATGGGTTATGCGGAAGAATATCCAGTATCACGTTACTTTGTAGATGCTCGTGTATTCTCTATCTTTGAAGGAGCAGAGGAAGTGATGGCTCTTCGCGTTGTTGCGAAGGACCTTCTTGATCAAGCTCTCGTTGCTTAA
- a CDS encoding crossover junction endodeoxyribonuclease RuvC yields the protein MKIIGIDPGSHRVGYAILSFPEGLRKNPSLLGYGTIEVAPKTPSPDNLIQIRRELQAILSEFQPEFAAVEELFFVQNTTTGMKVSESRGVILLTLGENQIPMVSMTATQIKKGISAKGNATKKEVRAAIQMILGFKDLQGHDDSWDAIACAFVGRSLVPSLNQ from the coding sequence TTGAAAATCATCGGAATTGATCCAGGATCCCACCGCGTGGGTTATGCCATTTTGTCCTTTCCCGAAGGACTTCGGAAAAACCCATCTCTATTGGGATACGGAACCATCGAAGTGGCTCCCAAAACCCCTTCGCCCGATAATTTAATACAAATTCGTAGGGAATTGCAGGCAATTCTTTCCGAATTCCAACCCGAATTTGCTGCCGTAGAAGAGTTGTTTTTTGTACAAAACACCACAACGGGAATGAAGGTTTCCGAATCTCGCGGGGTGATATTACTCACTTTGGGGGAAAATCAAATTCCGATGGTCTCTATGACTGCCACCCAAATCAAAAAAGGAATCTCTGCCAAAGGGAATGCCACAAAAAAAGAAGTTCGCGCCGCCATCCAAATGATTTTAGGATTCAAAGACCTACAAGGCCACGACGACTCTTGGGACGCCATCGCTTGTGCCTTTGTGGGTAGGTCGTTGGTTCCAAGTCTGAATCAATGA
- a CDS encoding esterase/lipase family protein, translating into MKKNYPLITLILLLFYNMGCSDQKDLQKSKISDHQECVVLIHGFLRSSNHLKHLRHFLIENGYFVVSIDYESTSMTIPEIADSTLFNLTDHCQNQKIHFVTHSLGGIILRSYLNRNQIKHLGKVVMLAPPNKGSEVADFVSQFDFINFFLGPVVAQLKTDQKGFVNALGLPKFQFAIIAGNVTLDPFSSYLIPGNDDGKVSIENTKLENMDDFLLVNRTHNFIVDAPEVKEAIFNYLKFGRFRKD; encoded by the coding sequence ATGAAAAAAAATTATCCCCTTATCACTTTGATTTTGTTGTTATTTTATAATATGGGATGTTCGGATCAAAAAGATTTGCAAAAATCAAAAATTTCCGATCATCAAGAATGTGTCGTATTGATTCATGGATTCCTCAGGTCTTCTAATCACTTAAAACATCTAAGACATTTTTTAATTGAGAATGGCTATTTTGTTGTGTCTATCGATTATGAATCAACATCGATGACCATTCCAGAAATTGCGGATTCCACTCTTTTCAATCTCACAGATCATTGTCAAAATCAAAAAATTCATTTTGTGACTCACTCATTAGGTGGTATTATCCTTCGTTCTTATTTAAATCGAAATCAAATCAAACACCTTGGTAAAGTTGTGATGTTAGCACCACCTAACAAAGGAAGTGAAGTTGCTGATTTTGTCTCCCAATTTGATTTCATCAATTTCTTTTTGGGACCTGTCGTTGCCCAACTCAAAACAGATCAAAAAGGTTTTGTGAATGCACTTGGACTTCCAAAATTTCAATTTGCTATCATTGCTGGAAATGTAACGTTAGATCCTTTCTCCTCGTATTTGATTCCAGGGAATGATGATGGAAAAGTCTCCATTGAAAATACAAAATTAGAGAATATGGATGATTTCCTATTAGTGAATCGAACTCATAATTTTATTGTCGATGCACCTGAGGTCAAAGAGGCAATTTTCAATTATTTAAAATTTGGTAGATTTAGGAAGGATTGA
- a CDS encoding YdeI/OmpD-associated family protein: MIEILSYGVKSNSLITPNKGYMASKKDVDILSFSSPKEWIDWLKDRFAIAWRLQTAKKPETREKRMEQLLEMMKNHQKLH; this comes from the coding sequence GTGATAGAAATATTATCGTATGGTGTTAAGTCGAATTCATTAATTACACCTAACAAAGGTTATATGGCTTCCAAAAAAGACGTCGATATCCTATCATTTTCCTCTCCCAAAGAATGGATTGATTGGCTTAAAGATCGTTTTGCGATAGCTTGGCGCTTACAAACAGCGAAAAAACCAGAAACAAGAGAAAAACGAATGGAGCAACTTTTGGAAATGATGAAGAATCATCAAAAGTTGCACTGA
- a CDS encoding arylesterase: MSQIWKLTISFFLSALLFGCGGQIHEKPIAGCERISGTPGPEDFDVIRDTSTVIVSSHERRNGLKDIGALFEISFANPKQTLVAKKIETNYPENFRPHGISYAKVKGVDTLAVISHTLVEENPHTLELFERSKTGQWKHIKTLSDPSLTSPNDIYMNESGEIFASNDNGTSSPMRKYWDMIIRSARADISYYDGNTFQTLGVPVILGNGIYIRKKGEKELLYRSVFSEKAVRIYEVNRDRGKINLKYIDSIQIGAGPDNILEDESGMLWLAGHDSTYKFIRHVMNGKNLAPTRVFKINPETKEVNEVYANEGAEISAGSTGLVYKDKLLISQVFEDFLLVCPKPSTPF; encoded by the coding sequence ATGTCACAAATTTGGAAACTCACAATCAGTTTTTTTCTCTCCGCTCTCTTGTTTGGCTGTGGAGGGCAGATCCATGAAAAACCCATAGCCGGTTGTGAACGGATTTCTGGAACCCCGGGGCCTGAAGATTTTGACGTGATTCGAGATACCTCTACAGTGATTGTCTCTTCGCACGAACGTCGAAATGGATTAAAAGACATTGGTGCTTTGTTTGAGATTTCGTTTGCCAATCCCAAACAAACATTAGTAGCCAAAAAAATCGAAACCAACTACCCAGAAAATTTCCGACCACATGGTATTAGTTATGCAAAAGTCAAAGGAGTTGATACCCTCGCAGTGATTTCGCATACTCTTGTGGAGGAAAATCCGCATACATTGGAATTATTTGAGCGTTCGAAAACTGGACAATGGAAACACATCAAAACTTTGAGTGATCCCTCTCTCACAAGTCCCAACGACATTTATATGAATGAATCAGGTGAAATTTTTGCATCCAATGATAATGGAACGAGTAGTCCAATGCGAAAATATTGGGACATGATCATTCGAAGTGCAAGAGCCGACATCTCCTATTATGATGGAAACACATTTCAAACATTAGGTGTTCCTGTGATTCTCGGAAATGGAATCTACATTCGAAAGAAAGGTGAAAAGGAATTGTTGTATCGTTCCGTGTTTTCCGAAAAAGCAGTTCGTATCTATGAAGTGAATCGAGACAGGGGAAAGATTAATTTGAAGTATATAGACTCGATTCAAATTGGTGCGGGGCCAGATAATATCTTGGAAGATGAATCTGGTATGTTGTGGCTTGCTGGACATGATTCTACATATAAGTTCATCCGACATGTGATGAATGGGAAAAACTTAGCACCCACTCGTGTCTTCAAAATCAACCCAGAAACAAAAGAAGTGAATGAAGTGTATGCAAACGAAGGCGCAGAAATTTCGGCAGGCAGTACGGGTCTTGTTTATAAAGATAAACTTCTGATTTCACAAGTATTTGAAGATTTCCTTTTGGTTTGCCCAAAGCCTTCAACTCCATTCTGA
- the sixA gene encoding phosphohistidine phosphatase SixA gives MKIILVRHGEAENSTPTISDSQRELTDKGISDIHKIGKFIKNSSLSVKQVYYSPYARTKHTAEILSEELKYNGEMVASDDLAAGRGCSDIISCLVNFSNSDTVLLVGHNPDITYFAAQLLGNSTVAENLVFQPGSTIAINVAREKFAHGQIIWAISPDNLGS, from the coding sequence ATGAAGATCATTTTGGTTCGTCACGGTGAGGCAGAAAACTCCACCCCTACCATTTCCGATTCACAAAGAGAACTAACCGATAAGGGTATTAGCGATATTCATAAAATTGGAAAGTTCATTAAAAACTCATCTTTGTCTGTAAAACAAGTTTATTACAGTCCCTATGCAAGAACCAAACACACGGCGGAAATCCTTTCAGAAGAATTAAAATACAATGGTGAAATGGTAGCTTCCGATGATTTAGCTGCTGGTAGAGGATGTTCAGATATTATCTCCTGTTTGGTTAACTTTTCTAATTCCGACACAGTGTTGTTAGTTGGTCACAATCCTGACATAACCTACTTTGCAGCACAACTGCTTGGCAATTCTACAGTGGCTGAAAATTTAGTATTCCAACCTGGTTCCACCATTGCGATCAATGTTGCTCGTGAAAAATTTGCGCATGGCCAAATCATTTGGGCCATTTCCCCTGACAATTTAGGATCATAA
- a CDS encoding RNA pyrophosphohydrolase, whose product MTNKPYRKNVGMVVFNSLGKVIVGERIQFPGSWQFPQGGIDEDEDYLEAAKRELYEELGIKKVVYVTEYPDWIPYDFPNSLGLNSHLQKFRGQLQRWILFYWDGELEECDLVHHEQEFLTIRHMEIEDTIQAVIDFKRPVYEKFVPLFKSAIQNYIAENAKTK is encoded by the coding sequence ATGACAAACAAACCCTACCGAAAAAATGTAGGAATGGTAGTATTTAACTCTTTAGGAAAAGTCATTGTGGGAGAAAGAATTCAATTCCCAGGTTCTTGGCAATTTCCGCAAGGTGGAATTGACGAAGACGAAGATTATCTTGAGGCCGCTAAACGAGAATTATACGAAGAGCTAGGAATCAAAAAAGTAGTTTATGTAACGGAATATCCTGATTGGATTCCCTATGATTTTCCAAACTCACTGGGACTCAATTCCCATTTGCAGAAGTTTCGTGGCCAGTTGCAGAGATGGATTTTGTTTTATTGGGATGGAGAATTGGAAGAATGCGATTTAGTCCACCATGAACAAGAATTTTTAACCATCCGCCATATGGAAATTGAGGATACAATCCAAGCTGTAATTGATTTCAAACGACCCGTTTATGAGAAGTTTGTCCCTCTTTTTAAATCTGCGATTCAAAATTACATTGCAGAGAATGCAAAAACAAAGTAA
- a CDS encoding acylphosphatase, whose protein sequence is MGKSEEARARILIRGTVQGVGFRYYILQKAQEMRLKGYTQNLPNGEVEAVVEGDKLFIEDLYRAMQRGPTKAKVKDHVIEWSDPKNQFKTFLIKK, encoded by the coding sequence TTGGGAAAATCAGAAGAAGCAAGAGCTAGAATTTTAATACGGGGAACCGTACAGGGCGTGGGATTTCGCTATTATATTTTACAAAAAGCCCAGGAAATGAGACTCAAAGGTTATACACAAAACTTACCCAACGGGGAAGTAGAAGCGGTTGTGGAAGGTGATAAATTATTTATAGAAGATTTATATCGTGCCATGCAACGCGGACCTACAAAAGCAAAAGTGAAAGATCATGTCATCGAGTGGAGTGATCCGAAAAACCAATTTAAAACATTTTTAATCAAAAAATAA
- a CDS encoding aldo/keto reductase yields the protein MKKRRLGKTGMVVSEICMGTMTFGSSCNEDEAFRILDRAYDAGIDFYDSAELYPVPPQKSWVHRTEEIFGKWLKTKPRDGIIIATKVAGPGHGWFSPPIREGKTSLDKYHIRRAIEGSLQRLGVETIDLYQTHWPDHDVAYDETMEALTELKEEGKIRYAGCSNETSFGLMKSLWTSDKYNLIRYDSIQNNFSILNRRFEDELAQVCRKEGVSLLPYSPLAGGVLTGKYNGTTKPEGARFVRYMGEGERQKRMSNRFLNDETLASTKELMEIAAKYGMSSTVMSVAWSKQHDYVASTIIGANTVEQLEESLKATDVILSDEILKEINAVSKKIQYPMG from the coding sequence ATGAAAAAACGAAGACTTGGCAAAACAGGAATGGTGGTTTCTGAAATTTGTATGGGAACCATGACGTTTGGATCATCTTGTAACGAAGATGAGGCGTTTCGTATCCTCGATAGAGCTTATGATGCAGGAATTGATTTTTATGATTCTGCAGAACTCTATCCTGTACCTCCTCAAAAATCTTGGGTACACCGTACCGAAGAAATTTTTGGCAAATGGTTAAAAACAAAACCAAGAGATGGGATCATCATCGCAACAAAAGTGGCAGGGCCAGGTCATGGATGGTTTAGCCCTCCGATTCGAGAAGGTAAAACCTCTCTCGATAAATATCACATTCGCCGTGCCATTGAGGGCTCCTTACAAAGATTAGGTGTTGAGACAATCGATTTATACCAAACTCATTGGCCTGATCATGATGTGGCTTATGATGAAACTATGGAAGCACTTACCGAATTGAAAGAAGAGGGAAAAATTCGATACGCGGGTTGTTCCAATGAAACTTCCTTTGGGCTCATGAAAAGTCTTTGGACTTCAGACAAATACAATCTAATTCGATATGATTCCATCCAAAACAATTTTTCCATACTCAATCGACGCTTTGAAGATGAATTAGCTCAAGTTTGCCGAAAAGAAGGTGTGTCCTTACTTCCGTATTCACCTCTGGCAGGTGGCGTACTTACTGGAAAATATAATGGCACAACCAAACCAGAAGGGGCACGTTTTGTCCGTTATATGGGGGAAGGTGAAAGACAAAAGCGTATGTCCAATCGGTTTTTAAACGATGAAACATTAGCTTCCACAAAAGAATTGATGGAGATTGCGGCAAAGTATGGGATGAGCTCTACAGTAATGTCTGTGGCTTGGAGTAAACAACATGACTACGTTGCTTCTACCATCATCGGTGCCAATACAGTGGAACAGTTGGAGGAATCTTTGAAAGCAACGGATGTAATCCTTTCTGATGAGATTTTGAAGGAAATTAATGCTGTATCGAAAAAAATCCAATATCCGATGGGCTAA
- a CDS encoding histidine phosphatase family protein, with translation MSYLYLVRHGQADRLGKNYDQLTEVGWKQARLLGEYFKRQRIEFDSVYTGTLNRQKQTAEGIIKSFSEDLFCIPDPIENSAWDEFDSRMWLGIAAKIRNTNEHFAKLYESYKKAWEEGKEETRIYFQELIQLVLADWVNGVWDPVEPYTFNEYVEKVSLGPNQIPSDLKSTLVVSSSTPIAIMMGLSCKMNHQEFPIFMKSILNSSISVFRREEDGWEPVSWNGTPHLQDPELITIV, from the coding sequence ATGTCCTATTTATATCTAGTCAGACATGGACAAGCAGATCGACTCGGAAAAAATTATGACCAACTAACAGAAGTTGGCTGGAAACAAGCAAGATTACTTGGTGAATACTTTAAGAGACAACGAATCGAATTTGATTCAGTGTATACAGGCACGTTAAATCGACAAAAACAAACTGCAGAAGGAATCATAAAGAGTTTTTCAGAAGATTTGTTTTGTATTCCCGACCCAATTGAAAACTCTGCCTGGGATGAATTTGATTCCCGAATGTGGCTGGGAATCGCTGCAAAGATTCGAAATACAAACGAACATTTTGCGAAATTATATGAATCCTACAAAAAAGCATGGGAAGAAGGGAAGGAAGAAACACGTATTTATTTCCAAGAACTCATACAACTTGTATTAGCCGATTGGGTAAATGGAGTTTGGGACCCTGTGGAACCGTATACATTCAATGAATATGTCGAAAAGGTATCGCTAGGACCGAATCAAATCCCTAGTGATCTAAAGAGTACCTTAGTTGTATCTTCTAGCACTCCCATTGCGATTATGATGGGTCTTTCTTGTAAAATGAATCATCAAGAATTTCCAATCTTTATGAAGTCCATATTGAATTCTTCTATCAGTGTATTTCGTCGTGAAGAGGATGGATGGGAACCCGTAAGTTGGAATGGAACACCACACTTACAAGACCCTGAACTCATCACCATAGTGTGA